The proteins below come from a single Halobacillus salinarum genomic window:
- the menE gene encoding o-succinylbenzoate--CoA ligase: MGPTLRSMFEQTVAKYPEKEALVDSRIGQRWTYYQWNLEVNKLANALSANGIKKGDKVSTLLFNTAEFATTLFACMKIGAIFNPINFRLSAKEVEFIVKDAKPKLLIFEKATAERVKPLAKEASFIQYWSIDEHDLDYAVNYYDQIDQVSNKRPDCDLDEDDIYSIMYTSGTTGSPKGVIHTHRDMMDQALIMTASMRLTKKDIGLSVAPMFHCAELHCAFLPRVLIGGTTVILHHFEADKVIETVREEQVTTFFAAPTMWNMMLQEDFTKEDFQTLRQGLYGGAPMAPALTTRLHEAIGIQLLQAYGMTEMGPAITVLSEDEQLEKAGSAGRPLMNHEVRVVRTREGWPSEPDDTCQQGELGEIIVRGPSMMPGYYNRPEASQEALFKGWYHTGDIGTFDQDGYLWVRDRLKDMIISGGENIYSREVEDTLFDHPGVLDVAVVGEPDETWGEKVTAYIVKKDENLNEQILDEFCKSEERLARYKRPRHYKFVNELPRNASGKLQKFKLREKATHILE, translated from the coding sequence ATGGGACCAACTTTAAGAAGTATGTTTGAGCAAACGGTGGCAAAATATCCAGAAAAAGAAGCGTTAGTCGATAGCCGTATCGGTCAAAGGTGGACCTATTACCAGTGGAACTTGGAGGTGAATAAACTCGCCAATGCTCTGTCAGCAAACGGCATTAAAAAAGGCGATAAAGTATCTACCCTTCTGTTCAATACAGCTGAGTTTGCCACTACTCTCTTCGCCTGCATGAAAATAGGGGCGATTTTTAACCCGATTAATTTCAGGCTTTCTGCCAAAGAAGTTGAATTTATCGTCAAGGATGCCAAGCCAAAATTACTGATCTTTGAAAAAGCAACAGCGGAGAGAGTAAAGCCTCTGGCGAAAGAAGCATCGTTTATTCAGTACTGGTCTATTGACGAACACGACCTCGACTATGCAGTAAATTATTATGACCAAATTGATCAAGTGTCTAATAAGCGTCCGGATTGCGATCTGGATGAGGATGATATCTATTCCATTATGTACACGTCAGGAACAACCGGATCTCCTAAAGGAGTGATCCATACCCATCGTGACATGATGGACCAAGCCCTGATTATGACAGCTTCGATGAGACTTACTAAGAAAGACATCGGCTTATCCGTCGCTCCTATGTTTCACTGTGCAGAGCTTCATTGTGCATTTCTTCCGAGAGTATTAATCGGAGGTACCACAGTCATCTTACATCATTTTGAAGCGGATAAAGTTATCGAGACGGTAAGAGAAGAGCAAGTGACCACGTTCTTTGCAGCTCCAACGATGTGGAATATGATGCTGCAGGAAGACTTTACGAAAGAAGATTTCCAGACGCTTCGCCAAGGATTATATGGTGGAGCACCGATGGCCCCAGCCTTAACGACACGTCTGCATGAAGCGATCGGTATACAGCTTCTTCAGGCGTATGGAATGACGGAGATGGGTCCGGCTATTACAGTCTTATCTGAAGACGAGCAGCTTGAAAAAGCGGGTTCAGCCGGACGGCCGCTTATGAACCATGAAGTCAGAGTCGTTCGTACGAGGGAGGGGTGGCCTTCTGAACCAGATGATACTTGTCAACAAGGAGAGCTCGGAGAAATAATCGTACGGGGACCGAGTATGATGCCGGGGTATTATAACCGGCCGGAGGCTTCCCAGGAAGCTTTGTTCAAAGGATGGTACCATACTGGAGATATCGGTACCTTTGATCAAGACGGCTACTTATGGGTGCGCGACAGACTTAAGGACATGATCATTTCCGGAGGAGAAAATATTTATTCAAGGGAGGTGGAAGATACCCTCTTCGACCACCCGGGGGTTCTCGATGTAGCAGTAGTCGGTGAACCCGATGAAACCTGGGGGGAAAAGGTAACGGCCTATATTGTTAAAAAAGATGAAAATTTAAATGAGCAGATCCTTGATGAATTTTGCAAATCAGAAGAGCGGCTTGCCAGGTACAAACGGCCGCGCCATTACAAATTCGTTAATGAATTGCCGAGAAATGCCAGCGGCAAACTGCAAAAGTTTAAATTGCGTGAAAAAGCCACCCATATATTAGAATGA